CGAAGAAAGGCAAATAAACAAATAACGCTATGTAaacaaaattgatgataatatttTCGTGACTCTAATACCCATACTTGTTCAACAGAAATCTTGGGCGAAAGCTCACAGCACGTTACCATTAATAACTCACAAGATTTAATAGCTCGATATATCTCAGGCACCATATTATTCTATTTTTACATAATGATAACACATACCAAAAACATATACTAATAACATATAATAATATATACTAGAATCATACTTTTACGAAAACGGCAACGTGCCGAGTTGGGACTTCGCGAACGCGGTTTCCTTTTTTAGAcatgttcaaaaagatctggtaattaaaaaaaaattttgattaAATGCTTCCAACCAGAGTTGAACTGATGATCTCCACATTACTAGTGTGGCGCCTTACCAACTTGGCCATAGAAGCAGTTTCttaatatatttttcattccGTTTAAGGAATATGATTGACGATTCTGGGCAGGTGATACAAAAAATCTCTCAATACGCTCTGTGAAATATTCGTTTAGTTGCGACATGTAAAGGAGAATAAGGCATAATCAAAGTCGTAGTGACTGGTTTCGGAACGACAGTATTTAAAAAGCTGAAGGATCGGACTTTTATAAAGATGGTTCaggcatatttttttgacaacAAAAACGAAATTGATGCAAGAGAACCACATTGTAGTGGAGAACTGGTTGGGCTCGATCAGTTGTCGAGACTAGGCGTTTTTTACAGATTTATACatgatgacgatgaggTAGATGCGCTGgccaaagaaagaaattatAAGAACCGCGACGTGGTCAACATTAGTCGAGCCAGCTTCCAAAACGATGAACAGGCGATGCTCAAGAAACTAGAGGTTTTCTACGAGGAACATATCcatgaagatgaggagaTTAGGTACTGCCTCGACGGGGAGGGGTACTTTGACCTGAAGGACCCCATCTGTGACAGATGGATCCGGGTCAAAGTTTGCAAGGGCGACCTGCTTGTTGTACCTGCTGGAATTTACCACAGGTTCATGCTCACGACGCAGAACTACATCAAGGCCATGAGACTTTTTCAGGATGAGCCGAAGTGGCTCGCCATTAATAAGCCGGATGCCGATGCAAATGCAGCTCGTAAGCAGTATCTGGCATCCATCTCAAGTAACACGTAATCCCATTGCACTAGGTCTGGATGTTCAATCTGACGTTTAATCCTTCGCGTCTTGTGGTTTGTAGAGTTTCTACCACGTATATAACGATATTCAACTTTTCCATATTTATAGCACTTAATATCAACTCATTCGCATATATATTATTTATAGCTTTCGATAATGAGTTTCACTGAAAGCCATTCATAGTTGGTTCACTGGTCCAGCAGCTTGAAGTTACCAGACTGCTCAGCTTCCGAAGAGTCATCACGCGTGGAGTTGGTCATGGTAGAGGATGCTGAAGTTTCAGTGGTAACAGCCGTGAATCAAAATGAAGGGAGCGTTGGCGATTCGTTAGCGTCCTATTTGCCAAAAGTTGATCAGTTTTATATTCCGGAATGGTTAACAATGCAGTTTATAGCGAATAATTTGATCAGTTTTACTCCTTTGTTTTCCTATGGGTCGACTATTATTAGCATACAGCAGTCACAGACGGCGCTGGGGTTTTCCATCGATATTTGTGCCACAATGCTGATTGCGAGCATACTGAGAGTATCGTATTATTTAATCACACCTTATGAAATAACGCTTTTGAGACAGGCGTTGGTTAtgattttcattcaattgatacTTTTAAAAACTACATTGAATTTTCGCCCAGATGAGTATAAGTATAATAATTTACATGATGTTGAATCATTTACTCAATTAGTTCACGATGTGTGgtttgaatatttcagcACTTCTAAACCACCAATGTTTAGCGAAGACTGGAAACTAATGCTGAAATCATTATCTTTTAGGAATCTCGCTGGTTTCAGCTATAAGATATTATTGGTGTTTATttataaatttttgaaattttttgatccGAGCTACAAAAGGTTCAAATCATTCTGGCAATGGGATAATGATAGAGcattttggaaatttttaatGATTTTTGCAACTTTGCAGTTATTACTAACCTTTGTAATATCAAAGGTATTCAATTGGGAAAGTTTATCTGAATGGATGGGCTCTTTAATTGGCTCGTTGGGGTTATTGATCGAATCACTTCTGCCCTTACCTCAAATTGCTATCCTCTATAAATTGAAATCTGTTCAAggtttcaaattgattCTACTGGTAAGTTGGCTTTGCGGTgatactttgaaaattacATATCTGATATTTGGGGCTAAcaatatttcaataatattTCTCGTGTTTGCACTTTTCCAAATGTCTCTAGATTTTTACATTGGTGGTCAATATATTTATTATAGGTTCTATTACGATTCTATGAGATCCGATCAGAGCTTCTTGGAGCAGCTTGACAACGATGGCAACCGTGAAGGTATTGAACTCGATAATTTTAGCTTATCTTCCAATTCAGCGAATGATTCCTCAAGTGAAAGCAAATCAGCTTCTCAATATTCAACCAAGAGAGAAAGAGCACATACTTTCTCAGTATAGTTTTAACCACCTTTCATAATTCTGCATAAGGCTAACTATCTGTGACAATCTGAAAAAAGGAGCCAGCTTTTGTtagccattttttttactctAATGATATAAACACCgttgaaaagtttttcttcttcttcaaatgacGTATTTTGGTGATCTACTTAGAGATTGAGCCACGATACGCAAATTTATCGACCTATATATgttatcaaagaagactCCTCTTACGCATCCCAAGTCGTCTTTTCACCTGAGCCCGTATTGTTTTTGGAACTTGTtctattcaaaaattcactTCTTGCTTTCCCCTTCATCGCATAAGCTCGtaattgattttgaaacattGTCGGTTTGTCGTCTTTCTGCTTTGCTTTCTCCACCTCAACTTTAATATCGCTTTTCCTATGTTGATAGCCACTTGTCATTAATCTGTTAATACGCTCAATGATCGCTGCTGAGTGATTGGAATTTACAAGAGAATCCCTGACGACGCATTGCTCTTTCAAGGAGTTTAACTTTTCATCCAAAAAGCTTCCATAAGACTTCATCAAACTGTTTTTATCGTCAATATCACTAAAATGACAATTAATCCTCCAGGTTGAAACATCCTTCGGATGAAAGAAACttggattttgaaatgaatgcAAATTGTGGTAAAAATTCTCATTGTATTTTCGTGAGATATAAAGACAAGTATTCAAATCTAGTATGCCGTTTTCAGGTTTCGCAAATTCCGGTAATGATGTGCTTTCTTGATGATGCTTATAAAAATGATCCACAGTTATATCGAAACCAATTAAGGATGCCTTTTGCTTCTCGAgaacaatttcattttcatttttaatGGACTCAATCTGATCCATTATTTCCGCATTAGACTTACCTTTAACATTTAATTTTTcgtcttcaaaatttggcGGAAGTGGGAGGACAATGACTTTTAACACAGGTACCTTTTCGCTTTTACGAGGATCTTGGAAAGACACAGTCTTTGTTTCGgtcttcatcattatttttagCTTTTTCCAGCTTTGCTTGcctctctttttcaataagtTCTCGATATGAACAAGAATATTTCTTAAAAGTAAAATTGACATCTTGAACTCAGCATCCGCGATTGCCTCTGCAATTTGACGTTCTTGACGTTCATATTTAACGATAAATTCCTCGGTTCcatgaattttttgcaacATTCTATTTCGCCTGTTCAGTTccctttgaaaatttgaattgaaGCTTGAATGAATGATATAATCTATATCATTTAATGGCATGTATTGAAATCCGaacatctttgaaatattatGATATGCAACGAATATACCATCCATTTTCCCAATTTTCGCCTGTaatgaatattttaatAAAGTACTTTTTATtagatcaaaaaattctctcTCCAGTGACTCGAATTCTCCATGgactttatcaatttcatatcCAGTAAAATTatcgtttttttcaacGTAGGATATATCATGCCTGATTGCAGCCACTGCTCTTGTTTTTAAATCAAACACTCCCGTGCCTGGCAATTTAGGATCAAAGGCATCGAGCTGGGACCTTAGAATGAATTTATCgatctttgaaaaatgataagattcttcctctttttcgTTGGATTTATCAGTGAgaaattcttccaaagaaTTACCTAACGTGGATAAAATAATCTCTCTATCAAGACTTTTATCTGAATCCAGAGATATGATATTATCGTTCAACTTTCTAAGGATGATAGTGGATGGAAACTGTGCACCTTTTGTAAAAGTGCATTTTGTTTGTGGAAAGTTCTTTGAAATAGAAGTATTCACGATGTTTAGCGGTCGGAAATTCGAAAGCAGGAAATGCAAATGACTTAACGTTGATGTCATGGAGCTTGTAGACGACACGTATTTttgattaaattttttggcaagCATGAATAATGAGTTATCTCGATATGGCGTGATAAACTTGAAACGATCTTTAGATTCCAGATTGCTTGGGGGAATCATTTCCAAGTCCGGCTTAAAGTTGTATACCCCAGATctcaaatctttcaaggGGTGCAGCGTCATTGGCTGATACAAAATGCGATTCAAATCGTACACCAAACGTGCCGGCTCAACCCTCTTGTCGTCAAGAGACACACTGGTGTGCTTAGCGTGCTTTGGCGACAAAGTAAAAGACGTAATCCTCCTGGATCTCTCCACATGGCTATTATTTGATTTACGGGCGCCACTTCCCCCGTTTTTCTGTACatgtttttccttttcgaCATCTTGAAGGATTACTTTAGCAAACTCTGCTACCTCGGATAGACCATCACCTCCTCTGCTTCCACTGCTGAGCGATCGTACAGTAAAACCCCGAACAGTACAACTTTTGTGGGCGTAATACATATGTCTTCCTGCTTTCTATTTTAGCGATGGACCTTAGCATTAATTCATGATTTTTCTGTATCACCATCTCTTTTCGATGCCCATTAATCTGAAAACATGCCCTACTTTTAGGGCACTTGAATAATCGACATCAAGTTCATTGACAAACAAAATAGGAAAGTTGtatcaaataatgaagataacAAGTCACCTCAGCAGAATTTAGGGTATTCGCAGTCGTTCTTCTACTATTACTTATAATCAGGCCTCATTAGTGGAAATGATTAATGGATGAATTGAGTAATCCGTTCGATTTGAGCAGCTAAAGGATGTAATATGAGGTACCGTTTGTTTCGGATTCAGATGAACTCGTGGGCTATAAAAGAACTGTAAACGCAAACGATGATGTTCTTTCCCAGAAGCTTCCGTTGAAAGTCGCATTCAGCAAATCCGCATGTCTTTTCAATCTAATATAATAGGCCTTTGCGCTACCGCTGTAGTGCTACTGATACCACCATTAGCGTGGCACTCGCAAAGCAAAAATATACCGGCAATAATTTTGATAACATGGTTACTTCTGATGGATGTCACATTTCTGATTAGTGCTGCCATTTGGAGTGGGGAAGAATTTGCAACAAGATGGTCGGGCAAAGGTTGGTGCGACATTATTACGAAGCTGCAGGTTGGTGCTAATGTTGGGATCGCGTGTGCTGTCACAACCATTGTCTCGAATCTGCACATCGTGCTTAAAGCTGATAGTGTGATCCCGGAGGTTAATTCATGGAAAAAGATTTGCCGCGATTTGGTGATGTGCCTCGCTACGCCAATTACCGTTATGGCTCTGTCTTATATCGTTCAACTATCAAGATTTGGCATAGGACGCTATTATGGCTGTACTAATCTTCTATCTCCCACTTGGGTCACAACTGTATTATATACTATGTGGGCTTTGATTTGgtcagcagcagcagccGTATACGCAACGTTGGTATTAGTTATCTTCTATCGAAAGCGGAAAGACGTTAGGGACATTCTCCATTGCACCAATTCAAAGTTAAATTTAAcaagattttcaagattgttgatattttgtttcCTCATTATTCTAGTGATTTTCCCATTAGCAGTTTATGCGGTTGTAGAAGATATTAGAAATTTAACCGGTACCTACAGCTTTAAGCAAACTCATCAACCTTATATGTGGAGAACAATTATCAAGTTCGatcaaggaaaaagttTTGCAAGTGTTTGGCTGTACATCCTGATGTCACTGATGGTTTTCTTTATATTTGGTTTAGGAACTGATGCGTTACATCtttattcaaattttttgaagaagattaaACTTGGATTCATGGTAACATACATCGAGGACTCTATTCAGAAGCACAAGGATAATCGTGTTGCTAATATTTTGAGCAAGCTAGCTTCGTCTACCGAAAGTCAAGATTCGTCATTTTCCGATTCATCGTTGGAAAAGGGGTCTGGTGATTACTCGACATATCAATCAAGCACGCTTGGGTCTAGAGCAAATTTTTATATCGATTACAGTACACCAAATGATAAGAAAGCAAGAGCTAATGCTCCTTTTAGATCCGATTTGAGCTCAATATTCAAGTgtgaatcaaaaaatacttCAACCATAAATCATAATGTGAAAGATGCCCCCTTGTCAACAATTGTGAGATCGGTGGATACAAACAACATTCCCGACGATTTCGgttctcattctttttcagactGTTTTGAAGACGATAAAAAACTGAGGTCTGAAAAAGGCAAAACCGGCATTGTCAGCTACATATTCAATTCCGACGAGAGTAGAGAGTTTGATGTTACCGATCAGACACTGCCAGACCAGTTTGACAAGTCGCAGGTAAAATTTCATTACAAGGTAcagagaaaagaataatatcactaaaaaaagatatatcCTTACATAGTAATGACAATTTTGCCATGTTAAATGTTATACCTATGCATACACATAGATATTAAATATAGCAAACGctcaaatattttcacTTGCGTTGATAACATACTCATAAATGAAAGCAGTTGCTGATAAGTGGCCACTGATATCAACATGCTCATCAACTGAGTGTAAtgttttcaatatttctgGGTCCATTAAAGATCCAACAAACCTGTAGATAAACTTTGATAAGTCCCAATAATATCTGGTGTCAGTATTGCCAGAAATTAAAGTCGTAGAAATATAAAAATCAGCTTCTGGGTCCTCTGCAAAAActccattttcaaaaacattttgaatggTACCAGCAAATAAATCCCATACCGGTCCCGAAGATGGTGACATTGGAGCTGGTTCTAATCCATATGTAACAGAAACTTCGATAAAGCCTAAATCGGTTTCTGGTTCAATAGTATTATTATTGTAAGATAAACCATACCCGTGTTTCTTTGCGATTTCTTTAGCATATTTTAAGTCATGTTCCATAGTTTCATTAACGGAAGAGTGAATTTCAATTCTGTGATTTATCAAGAAGCTAGCGACTTCTGGTAGTGCATTTGACTTGACACCTCCTTCGATTATATCGACAGCCCTCGTGGTTCTAATTAATTCACGGAAACGAGGATCAGTAGCCAAATAAGATTCCAAAGctgctttcttcttcgaatCTCCTGATGCGCcaagaattgtttttttcaaagattctgGGACTAGCTCAGAATGCTCAGCAACGCAGGTCAATAAACCATATAGAGGATTATCAACttcgaaatcaaaatcGAATGTGTATTTTTCCAGCAATGTAATTAATTCAGCAGCGACACCAATAGTAGTATGATCAGGAGGCACAGATGAATGACCTCCATGACCATTGACGGTGAACACCACATCAGCGTATCCTTTTTCTCCATTTATTGGAGCTGCAACGTACAGATCATCGCCTAACGATATTACACCGAAACCTTCATCAATAATACTGTAAATACCATCCTTCCCGTACCTTTCCTTGAGGAAAAGTGCTAAGTTGTGAGCACCAAGATGTCCACTCGATTCTTCGTCAAATCCAAATGACATCAAAACAGTCCTTCTGGGCTTGAAACCATCCTTTAGAAGTTGCTCAATGGCATCCATTTCGGCAGTAAGCAAGTTTTTACAATCATTAGATCCTCTGCCCCAAAGTAAATCTGTTTCTTCATCGTAGTAACCGGAAAATGGTGGGTACTTCCACGAGTCCCACGTTTTTCTTTCGACAGGAACAACATCCTGATGAGCCATAAACAAAATTGGTTTTAAGTTCTCTTCAGAGCCTTGCCAGGTATAAAGCAACCCGAGTTCATTAACTTTCTCCAACGTCACATATTTGTGAATTAATGGGTAAGTATGTTgcaaataatgatgaaattgataaaaatacCTGTAGTATTCGTGGTTTTCGGAGGGTTGTGGATTAACATCCTGAATTTCAGTAGGAATCTGAACAGCTTTTGCCAAATTCTCGAtggatctttttttgaattcaggGTCGTGTAGAATTAAGTCAAAAGAACCATTGAATGATGGAACAATGGCCCTAGTCTTGCCACATCTCGTATTCTTTTCCGAAGCACCAGGCTGCTCGTTTTGCCTTGAAGACCGGAACGCTGGCAATTGCCCTCCTGCCTGAAGAATCACCCATGCGCTTATCGCAAGAGAGGCAAATATGGCAATGAGGAGCCTTTTAAGTCTAAGGCTCACAACCACTTTTTGAGTGCCGTTGGTGTACAACTCCTTTTC
The genomic region above belongs to Zygotorulaspora mrakii chromosome 8, complete sequence and contains:
- the CPS1 gene encoding Gly-Xaa carboxypeptidase (similar to Saccharomyces cerevisiae CPS1 (YJL172W); ancestral locus Anc_1.166) encodes the protein MTTEKELYTNGTQKVVVSLRLKRLLIAIFASLAISAWVILQAGGQLPAFRSSRQNEQPGASEKNTRCGKTRAIVPSFNGSFDLILHDPEFKKRSIENLAKAVQIPTEIQDVNPQPSENHEYYRYFYQFHHYLQHTYPLIHKYVTLEKVNELGLLYTWQGSEENLKPILFMAHQDVVPVERKTWDSWKYPPFSGYYDEETDLLWGRGSNDCKNLLTAEMDAIEQLLKDGFKPRRTVLMSFGFDEESSGHLGAHNLALFLKERYGKDGIYSIIDEGFGVISLGDDLYVAAPINGEKGYADVVFTVNGHGGHSSVPPDHTTIGVAAELITLLEKYTFDFDFEVDNPLYGLLTCVAEHSELVPESLKKTILGASGDSKKKAALESYLATDPRFRELIRTTRAVDIIEGGVKSNALPEVASFLINHRIEIHSSVNETMEHDLKYAKEIAKKHGYGLSYNNNTIEPETDLGFIEVSVTYGLEPAPMSPSSGPVWDLFAGTIQNVFENGVFAEDPEADFYISTTLISGNTDTRYYWDLSKFIYRFVGSLMDPEILKTLHSVDEHVDISGHLSATAFIYEYVINASENI
- the STE3 gene encoding Ste3p (similar to Saccharomyces cerevisiae STE3 (YKL178C); ancestral locus Anc_1.167) — encoded protein: MSFQSNIIGLCATAVVLLIPPLAWHSQSKNIPAIILITWLLLMDVTFLISAAIWSGEEFATRWSGKGWCDIITKLQVGANVGIACAVTTIVSNLHIVLKADSVIPEVNSWKKICRDLVMCLATPITVMALSYIVQLSRFGIGRYYGCTNLLSPTWVTTVLYTMWALIWSAAAAVYATLVLVIFYRKRKDVRDILHCTNSKLNLTRFSRLLIFCFLIILVIFPLAVYAVVEDIRNLTGTYSFKQTHQPYMWRTIIKFDQGKSFASVWLYILMSLMVFFIFGLGTDALHLYSNFLKKIKLGFMVTYIEDSIQKHKDNRVANILSKLASSTESQDSSFSDSSLEKGSGDYSTYQSSTLGSRANFYIDYSTPNDKKARANAPFRSDLSSIFKCESKNTSTINHNVKDAPLSTIVRSVDTNNIPDDFGSHSFSDCFEDDKKLRSEKGKTGIVSYIFNSDESREFDVTDQTLPDQFDKSQVKFHYKVQRKE
- the ADI1 gene encoding acireductone dioxygenase (Ni2+-requiring) (similar to Saccharomyces cerevisiae ADI1 (YMR009W); ancestral locus Anc_7.113), with product MVQAYFFDNKNEIDAREPHCSGELVGLDQLSRLGVFYRFIHDDDEVDALAKERNYKNRDVVNISRASFQNDEQAMLKKLEVFYEEHIHEDEEIRYCLDGEGYFDLKDPICDRWIRVKVCKGDLLVVPAGIYHRFMLTTQNYIKAMRLFQDEPKWLAINKPDADANAARKQYLASISSNT
- the ANY1 gene encoding Any1p (similar to Saccharomyces cerevisiae YMR010W; ancestral locus Anc_7.112); this translates as MVEDAEVSVVTAVNQNEGSVGDSLASYLPKVDQFYIPEWLTMQFIANNLISFTPLFSYGSTIISIQQSQTALGFSIDICATMLIASILRVSYYLITPYEITLLRQALVMIFIQLILLKTTLNFRPDEYKYNNLHDVESFTQLVHDVWFEYFSTSKPPMFSEDWKLMLKSLSFRNLAGFSYKILLVFIYKFLKFFDPSYKRFKSFWQWDNDRAFWKFLMIFATLQLLLTFVISKVFNWESLSEWMGSLIGSLGLLIESLLPLPQIAILYKLKSVQGFKLILLVSWLCGDTLKITYLIFGANNISIIFLVFALFQMSLDFYIGGQYIYYRFYYDSMRSDQSFLEQLDNDGNREGIELDNFSLSSNSANDSSSESKSASQYSTKRERAHTFSV
- the PET127 gene encoding Pet127p (similar to Saccharomyces cerevisiae PET127 (YOR017W); ancestral locus Anc_7.111), whose protein sequence is MYYAHKSCTVRGFTVRSLSSGSRGGDGLSEVAEFAKVILQDVEKEKHVQKNGGSGARKSNNSHVERSRRITSFTLSPKHAKHTSVSLDDKRVEPARLVYDLNRILYQPMTLHPLKDLRSGVYNFKPDLEMIPPSNLESKDRFKFITPYRDNSLFMLAKKFNQKYVSSTSSMTSTLSHLHFLLSNFRPLNIVNTSISKNFPQTKCTFTKGAQFPSTIILRKLNDNIISLDSDKSLDREIILSTLGNSLEEFLTDKSNEKEEESYHFSKIDKFILRSQLDAFDPKLPGTGVFDLKTRAVAAIRHDISYVEKNDNFTGYEIDKVHGEFESLEREFFDLIKSTLLKYSLQAKIGKMDGIFVAYHNISKMFGFQYMPLNDIDYIIHSSFNSNFQRELNRRNRMLQKIHGTEEFIVKYERQERQIAEAIADAEFKMSILLLRNILVHIENLLKKRGKQSWKKLKIMMKTETKTVSFQDPRKSEKVPVLKVIVLPLPPNFEDEKLNVKGKSNAEIMDQIESIKNENEIVLEKQKASLIGFDITVDHFYKHHQESTSLPEFAKPENGILDLNTCLYISRKYNENFYHNLHSFQNPSFFHPKDVSTWRINCHFSDIDDKNSLMKSYGSFLDEKLNSLKEQCVVRDSLVNSNHSAAIIERINRLMTSGYQHRKSDIKVEVEKAKQKDDKPTMFQNQLRAYAMKGKARSEFLNRTSSKNNTGSGEKTTWDA